One part of the Verrucomicrobiota bacterium genome encodes these proteins:
- a CDS encoding DUF4082 domain-containing protein has translation MNIIRECKDGILTWTYRFATMGMAALFCAAHAQAAQSVTLAWNPNSASGIAGYRVHYGTSSGNYTQTSDVGNATTATVANLTSGKTYFFAVTDYNGGGIESSPSNEVTFTASASTPVSLFSASAVPAIVTVSDPNSVELGCKFQASATGKITGVRFYKGPQNVGTHVANVWSSTGTLLTSATFSSESASGWQQVNLANPVSVTSGTTYIVSYHTAGYYSADANYFNTSRTNGYLTAPASAASGGNCVYAYGTSSTFPSSTYNANNYWVDVVFAPGT, from the coding sequence ATGAATATCATAAGAGAATGCAAGGATGGTATTCTTACATGGACGTATCGATTCGCCACCATGGGTATGGCTGCCTTGTTCTGTGCAGCGCATGCGCAAGCCGCCCAGAGCGTTACACTGGCTTGGAATCCCAATTCCGCCTCCGGCATCGCCGGCTATCGCGTGCATTACGGGACTTCGAGCGGCAACTACACTCAGACCAGCGACGTGGGAAATGCCACAACCGCCACGGTCGCCAACCTGACCAGTGGAAAGACCTACTTTTTCGCAGTCACTGATTACAACGGCGGGGGGATTGAGAGTTCGCCCTCGAATGAAGTAACTTTCACCGCCTCCGCGAGTACGCCGGTAAGCCTCTTCAGCGCCAGCGCGGTGCCGGCCATCGTGACGGTGTCCGACCCCAACTCGGTGGAGTTGGGCTGCAAGTTCCAGGCGTCCGCCACGGGCAAGATCACGGGCGTCCGTTTTTACAAAGGCCCGCAGAACGTCGGCACGCACGTGGCGAATGTGTGGAGTTCCACCGGAACCCTTCTGACCTCAGCGACCTTCTCGTCGGAATCCGCAAGCGGGTGGCAACAGGTAAACCTCGCAAACCCAGTCTCCGTCACTTCCGGCACGACTTACATCGTGTCCTATCACACTGCGGGCTACTATTCCGCAGACGCCAATTACTTCAATACCTCGCGCACCAACGGTTACTTGACGGCCCCGGCCAGCGCGGCGAGCGGCGGCAACTGCGTTTACGCGTACGGTACATCGAGCACCTTTCCGTCATCTACCTACAATGCGAACAACTATTGGGTTGACGTCGTCTTTGCGCCGGGAACCTGA